In one Hyphomicrobium sp. 99 genomic region, the following are encoded:
- a CDS encoding NTP/NDP exchange transporter — protein MENAARTLTGMSSIQSPSSATIPDRAPWFRRLVNVAPGEIAALLASFAMFFALLSAYYIIRPVRDEMGVALGKESLHQLFTVVFVVMLVLVPLFGFVATRFPRRYVLPSIYVFFAANLVIFWLVLKASPEDRLAAGSFFVWASIFNLFVVSLFWSLMSELWSHEEATRLYGFISAGGTAGALAGPLLTQGLVRVFQPVDLLLVSAALLTASMLASLQLRRLRPAEAKGSGEPAGGGILDGATKVFTNPMFARIALFIFVANIIGTFFYLEQARLVAASITNSADRVLFFSGRDLAVSTVTLLIEVFGTARVLRRFGVTVALLSLPVTGAIGVLLLTFDAALWIVAAVMVAERIVSFALANPAIKVIYTLATPADKYKVQNFIDTVVFRGGDATSGWLYAIVGSGLGFAGGATGAIAVPMVIVWLWTAKRLGANHKERAAELSVSD, from the coding sequence ATGGAAAATGCTGCGAGAACCCTGACCGGCATGTCATCAATCCAATCCCCATCATCGGCGACGATCCCCGACCGCGCTCCGTGGTTTCGGCGCCTTGTCAACGTCGCGCCCGGAGAGATCGCAGCGCTTCTCGCATCGTTTGCGATGTTCTTCGCGCTGCTGTCCGCGTACTACATCATCCGCCCAGTGCGCGATGAAATGGGCGTCGCGCTCGGAAAAGAATCCCTGCACCAGCTCTTCACTGTCGTCTTCGTGGTGATGCTCGTCCTGGTGCCGCTCTTCGGTTTTGTCGCCACGCGATTCCCGCGCCGCTATGTGCTCCCATCAATTTACGTCTTCTTCGCCGCAAACCTCGTGATCTTTTGGCTCGTGTTGAAAGCGTCGCCTGAGGATCGATTGGCAGCCGGATCGTTCTTCGTCTGGGCAAGCATCTTCAATCTCTTCGTCGTATCGCTCTTCTGGAGTTTGATGTCTGAACTCTGGTCGCACGAGGAGGCGACGCGGCTTTACGGCTTCATCTCCGCGGGCGGCACCGCTGGCGCGCTTGCCGGTCCCTTGCTCACGCAGGGCCTAGTCAGGGTCTTTCAACCTGTCGATCTGCTGCTCGTGTCGGCGGCGCTGTTGACCGCTTCGATGCTGGCGAGCTTGCAATTGCGCCGCCTGCGTCCGGCAGAAGCAAAGGGAAGCGGCGAACCCGCCGGCGGTGGCATACTCGATGGCGCGACCAAGGTGTTCACAAATCCGATGTTCGCGCGCATCGCGCTTTTCATCTTCGTCGCAAACATCATCGGAACGTTCTTTTACTTGGAGCAGGCGCGCCTCGTCGCGGCATCGATAACGAACAGCGCCGACCGTGTGCTGTTCTTCTCCGGGCGCGACCTCGCGGTCAGCACCGTCACGCTCCTGATCGAAGTGTTCGGCACGGCCAGAGTTCTGCGACGCTTCGGCGTGACGGTCGCATTGCTGTCGTTGCCCGTGACAGGCGCGATAGGCGTGCTTTTATTGACGTTTGACGCCGCTCTCTGGATCGTCGCAGCCGTAATGGTCGCTGAGCGGATCGTCTCGTTCGCGCTCGCCAATCCGGCGATCAAGGTGATCTACACGCTCGCCACGCCCGCCGACAAATACAAGGTGCAGAATTTCATCGACACGGTCGTATTTCGCGGCGGCGACGCGACGTCCGGATGGCTCTACGCGATCGTTGGAAGCGGACTTGGATTCGCCGGTGGAGCGACGGGCGCAATCGCCGTCCCGATGGTCATCGTCTGGCTCTGGACCGCCAAGCGCCTCGGCGCCAATCACAAAGAGCGCGCCGCCGAACTTTCCGTTAGTGACTAA
- a CDS encoding polyhydroxyalkanoate depolymerase, with protein MNYYAYEMAHAFMSPVRFGVQALRQTLGWPLNPVSYTAAGKNMIAACEVFENITRRYGKPEFGIKSVQLAGLTIPIRENVVLAKPFCNLLHFERDQSETGKRYDPKVLIIAPMSGHYATLLRGTVEAMLPEHDVYITDWADARNVPLAAGQFDFDDFVDYLIDFMRFTGTNTHVMAVCQPAVPALVAAAVMAARNEVCQPASLVLMGGPIDTRRNPTKVNDLAAQKSLSWFESNVISTVPFPHAGFMRPVYPGFMQLTGFMTMNLERHMNAHVDLFNNLVKGDCDSVNQHQTFYEEYLSVMDLTAEFYLQTVKTVFQDHLLPDKKLMHRGELVDCSAIRRTALMTVEGERDDICGLGQTEAAQDLCVGVPHDEKVHYVQQGVGHYGVFNGTRWRTEIQPRIREFFRTINYKRLTGDQTTRMPKPYRVLKDAPDIAPDWRSPASNATLNGVNGKHPPSAAGE; from the coding sequence ATGAACTATTACGCCTATGAAATGGCCCATGCGTTCATGTCCCCTGTCCGATTCGGTGTTCAGGCGCTCCGTCAGACGCTCGGATGGCCCCTCAACCCCGTGAGCTACACTGCGGCGGGGAAGAACATGATCGCCGCGTGCGAAGTGTTCGAGAACATCACCCGCAGATACGGTAAACCGGAATTCGGCATCAAGAGCGTGCAGCTCGCCGGGCTGACAATTCCGATCCGTGAAAACGTCGTTCTCGCCAAACCCTTCTGCAATCTGCTGCATTTCGAACGCGATCAGTCGGAAACGGGCAAGCGTTACGATCCGAAAGTCTTGATCATCGCGCCGATGTCCGGCCACTACGCGACGCTGTTGCGCGGCACGGTCGAAGCCATGCTTCCCGAGCACGATGTCTACATCACCGACTGGGCGGATGCTCGCAACGTGCCGCTCGCCGCCGGCCAATTCGATTTCGACGACTTCGTCGATTACCTGATCGATTTCATGCGTTTCACCGGCACGAACACGCACGTCATGGCGGTGTGCCAGCCTGCCGTTCCGGCGCTCGTTGCCGCCGCGGTCATGGCTGCGCGTAACGAAGTCTGTCAGCCGGCATCGCTGGTGCTGATGGGCGGACCGATCGACACGCGCCGCAACCCCACGAAGGTCAACGATCTCGCCGCGCAGAAATCACTTTCATGGTTCGAGTCGAACGTCATCTCGACCGTGCCGTTTCCGCATGCCGGATTCATGCGTCCCGTTTACCCGGGTTTCATGCAGCTCACGGGCTTCATGACGATGAATCTCGAACGGCACATGAATGCCCACGTCGACCTCTTCAATAACCTCGTCAAAGGCGACTGCGACAGCGTCAACCAGCATCAGACGTTCTACGAGGAATATCTGTCGGTCATGGATCTGACCGCCGAGTTCTATTTGCAGACCGTCAAAACGGTGTTCCAGGATCACTTGCTGCCCGATAAGAAACTGATGCACCGCGGCGAACTCGTCGATTGCTCGGCGATCCGCAGGACGGCGCTGATGACAGTCGAAGGTGAGCGCGACGACATCTGCGGCCTCGGACAAACGGAAGCTGCACAGGATCTCTGCGTGGGCGTTCCTCACGATGAGAAGGTGCACTATGTGCAGCAGGGCGTCGGCCATTATGGCGTGTTCAACGGCACGCGCTGGCGCACGGAAATTCAGCCGCGCATTCGCGAATTCTTTCGGACGATCAATTACAAGCGGCTGACGGGCGACCAGACAACACGCATGCCGAAGCCCTACCGCGTGTTGAAGGATGCGCCCGACATCGCACCCGATTGGCGCTCGCCGGCATCGAACGCCACGCTCAATGGCGTCAACGGCAAACATCCGCCGTCTGCCGCGGGCGAATGA
- the infA gene encoding translation initiation factor IF-1 produces the protein MAKEEMLEFEGVVDEVLPDARCRVKLDNGHEVIAYTSGRMKKNRIRILAGDRVTVEMTPYDLTKGRINFRHKDGRPGAGGGEPAGTARSSGGPPRRGGR, from the coding sequence ATGGCGAAAGAAGAGATGCTCGAGTTCGAGGGCGTGGTGGACGAAGTTCTGCCGGACGCCCGCTGTCGCGTGAAACTCGACAATGGGCATGAAGTGATTGCCTACACATCGGGGCGCATGAAGAAGAACCGCATCCGCATTCTCGCCGGCGACCGCGTGACGGTCGAGATGACCCCTTATGATTTGACCAAGGGCCGCATCAACTTCCGTCACAAAGACGGTCGTCCGGGCGCTGGCGGTGGCGAACCTGCAGGCACTGCACGGTCGAGCGGCGGTCCCCCTCGTCGCGGCGGACGCTAA
- the polA gene encoding DNA polymerase I translates to MQQNKVEQTPVGDAAEKVPVIKGSHVYLIDGSGYIFRAFHALPPLTRPSDRLPVGAVHGFCAMLWKLLRESKVSEAPTHMAVIFDAGRETFRNEIYPKYKSHRPPPPEELVPQFPLIRDAVKAFNVACIEREGYEADDLIATYAKIAVDAGGDVTIVSSDKDLMQLVRPGVTMFDGMKAKHIGRDEVIEKFGVPPEKVIDVQALAGDSIDHVPGVPGIGIKTAAELISTYGDLDSLLERAGEIKQPKRREKLIEFAEQARISRQLVLLKEDVPLEIEIADFGVRDPQADTLLGFLREMEFSTLTKRIAEGLGAEAPPPLAVSVGASIKSKVQSTSDQIEALGEETSFEEASPAAAVAAGSAIARGKAIDRSKYETVVTRAKLEEWVSKARATGYVAFDTETTDLDATRADIVGISLGIAPGEACYIPLGHTGPSNDLFGGDDNRPPQLAITEALELLRPLLEDASVLKIGQNIKYDALVMKRYGVEVAPFDDTMLISYALDGGRNAHGMDVLAERHLGHACMTFAQAMGQAPGAKKSEKTFAAMPLDKATEYAAEDADVTLRLWKVLKPRLAAERVTTVYETLERPLVPVIVAMEHAGIKVDRDILGRLSSAFAQRAVRLEEEINGLVGHKFNLGSPKQLGELLFDRLKLPGGKKTKTGQWETRANLLDELAANEDIDGDARQLINTMLEWRQISKLRSTYTDALPEFIDPSTGRIHTSYALASTTTGRLASSDPNLQNIPIRTKEGREIRTAFIADKGMKLISADYSQIELRVLAHVADIPQLKKAFAEGLDIHAMTASEMFGVPVKDMPGEVRRRAKAINFGIIYGISAFGLANQLSISREEAGDYIKTYFQRFPGIRDYMDATKKFAHAHGHVETIFGRKIHYPEINTKNPSMRGFLERAAINAPIQGSAADIIRRAMIRMPEAIEKANLDSARMLLQVHDELVFEVAEADASKLIEVARRVMETAAEPAVKLSVPIHVDAKAANNWDEAH, encoded by the coding sequence ATGCAGCAGAATAAAGTTGAGCAAACGCCAGTCGGAGATGCGGCGGAAAAAGTTCCCGTCATCAAGGGAAGCCACGTCTATCTGATTGACGGCTCAGGCTATATCTTCCGGGCGTTCCACGCGCTCCCGCCGCTGACGCGCCCGTCCGACCGGCTGCCCGTCGGCGCCGTACACGGCTTCTGCGCGATGCTCTGGAAGCTTTTGCGCGAGTCGAAGGTATCCGAAGCGCCCACCCACATGGCCGTCATCTTCGACGCCGGACGCGAAACGTTCAGGAACGAGATTTATCCCAAATATAAATCGCATCGTCCGCCGCCGCCCGAGGAACTCGTTCCGCAGTTCCCGCTCATCCGCGACGCCGTGAAGGCCTTCAACGTCGCCTGCATCGAGCGCGAAGGGTACGAGGCTGACGACCTGATTGCGACCTACGCCAAAATCGCTGTCGACGCTGGCGGCGATGTCACGATCGTGTCTTCCGATAAAGACCTCATGCAACTCGTGCGGCCCGGCGTCACGATGTTCGACGGCATGAAAGCCAAACATATCGGCCGCGATGAAGTGATCGAGAAGTTCGGTGTGCCGCCCGAAAAGGTCATCGACGTGCAGGCGCTCGCGGGCGACTCGATCGACCACGTCCCGGGCGTGCCCGGCATCGGCATCAAGACGGCCGCCGAGCTTATTTCGACATACGGCGATCTCGATTCCCTGCTTGAGCGAGCAGGTGAAATCAAGCAGCCGAAGCGGCGCGAGAAGCTTATTGAATTCGCCGAGCAGGCACGCATCTCGCGGCAACTCGTCCTTCTGAAAGAGGATGTGCCGCTCGAGATCGAAATCGCTGACTTTGGCGTTCGCGACCCCCAGGCCGATACGCTTCTGGGCTTCCTGCGCGAAATGGAATTCAGCACGCTTACGAAACGCATCGCTGAAGGCCTGGGTGCGGAAGCCCCGCCGCCGCTTGCGGTCTCCGTCGGCGCAAGCATCAAATCCAAGGTGCAATCGACCTCCGATCAGATCGAAGCGCTGGGCGAAGAAACGTCGTTCGAGGAAGCAAGTCCGGCAGCTGCCGTCGCAGCCGGAAGCGCGATCGCGCGCGGCAAAGCGATTGATCGCAGCAAGTATGAAACGGTCGTGACGCGGGCAAAGCTCGAGGAATGGGTCAGCAAGGCCCGCGCAACCGGCTACGTCGCGTTCGATACCGAAACCACCGACCTTGACGCGACGCGCGCCGATATTGTCGGCATTTCCCTCGGCATTGCGCCGGGCGAAGCTTGCTACATACCGCTCGGCCACACGGGACCGAGCAACGATCTTTTCGGCGGCGACGATAACCGTCCGCCGCAGCTCGCGATCACCGAAGCCTTGGAACTTCTGCGCCCGCTGCTTGAAGACGCCTCCGTTCTCAAGATCGGCCAGAATATCAAGTACGACGCGCTGGTGATGAAGCGGTACGGCGTCGAAGTGGCACCGTTCGACGATACGATGCTGATCTCCTACGCGCTCGATGGTGGGCGCAACGCTCACGGCATGGACGTGCTCGCCGAGCGCCACCTCGGCCATGCGTGCATGACCTTCGCTCAAGCGATGGGACAAGCTCCGGGCGCGAAGAAGTCGGAAAAGACCTTCGCTGCGATGCCTCTCGACAAGGCAACCGAATACGCAGCCGAAGATGCGGACGTGACGCTCAGACTCTGGAAAGTCCTGAAGCCGCGCCTTGCTGCGGAGCGCGTGACGACAGTTTACGAGACGCTCGAGCGGCCGCTCGTCCCCGTCATCGTCGCGATGGAGCATGCAGGCATCAAAGTCGACCGCGATATCCTCGGGCGGCTGTCGAGCGCTTTCGCGCAGCGCGCCGTTCGGCTCGAAGAAGAAATCAATGGATTGGTCGGCCACAAATTCAATCTCGGCTCGCCGAAGCAACTCGGAGAGCTGCTGTTCGATCGGCTGAAACTGCCGGGCGGCAAGAAGACAAAGACCGGCCAATGGGAAACACGCGCCAACCTGCTCGACGAACTCGCGGCTAACGAGGACATCGACGGCGATGCGCGCCAGCTCATCAATACGATGCTCGAATGGCGGCAGATCTCGAAGCTTCGCTCGACCTACACCGACGCGCTGCCCGAATTCATTGATCCATCGACGGGGCGCATCCACACGAGCTACGCGCTCGCTTCGACGACCACCGGCCGCCTCGCCTCGTCAGATCCCAATCTGCAGAACATCCCGATCCGCACGAAAGAGGGCCGCGAGATTCGAACCGCCTTCATCGCCGATAAGGGCATGAAGCTCATCTCCGCCGACTACTCGCAAATCGAGCTGCGCGTATTGGCTCACGTCGCTGATATTCCGCAGCTGAAGAAAGCCTTCGCCGAAGGCCTCGACATTCACGCGATGACGGCATCGGAAATGTTCGGCGTGCCTGTCAAGGACATGCCGGGAGAAGTGCGCCGTCGCGCCAAGGCGATCAACTTCGGCATCATCTACGGCATTTCGGCGTTTGGCCTCGCGAACCAGCTGAGCATCAGCCGCGAGGAAGCGGGCGACTACATCAAGACGTATTTCCAGCGGTTCCCGGGCATTCGCGACTACATGGATGCGACGAAGAAGTTTGCGCATGCCCACGGTCACGTCGAGACGATCTTCGGGCGGAAAATCCACTATCCCGAGATCAACACGAAGAACCCGTCCATGCGTGGCTTCCTGGAACGTGCGGCGATCAACGCGCCGATCCAGGGCTCGGCAGCCGACATCATTCGGCGCGCGATGATCCGCATGCCGGAAGCAATCGAGAAGGCGAATCTGGATTCAGCCCGCATGCTGCTGCAGGTCCACGACGAACTCGTCTTCGAGGTGGCCGAAGCCGACGCGTCGAAGCTGATCGAAGTCGCACGCCGGGTGATGGAGACGGCAGCCGAACCCGCCGTCAAACTATCGGTGCCGATCCACGTCGATGCGAAAGCCGCAAACAACTGGGACGAGGCGCACTAG
- the map gene encoding type I methionyl aminopeptidase has product MTISSDEEFDRLKEIGRIVANTLAAMGRAIEPGMTTGELDELGRALLERAGATSAPELCYGFPGATCISVNEEIAHGIPGNRRIAAGDLINIDVSARKNGVFADTGASFAVPPVSKAIERLCRDGRRAMWTGIRQIGANKPLGNIGKAIGAFARRNHYTLVQNLASHGVGHSLHEEPTEIATWPVQSERRIMNEGLVFTVEPFLSLGAEWAEDGGEAGDAWTLFSSPRAPTVQYEHTVVATRNGPLVVTLPA; this is encoded by the coding sequence ATGACGATTTCAAGCGATGAAGAGTTCGACAGGCTCAAGGAGATCGGCCGCATTGTCGCCAACACACTGGCAGCGATGGGAAGGGCCATCGAGCCAGGAATGACGACGGGCGAGCTCGACGAGTTGGGTCGAGCTCTTCTCGAAAGAGCAGGGGCCACATCTGCTCCCGAGCTTTGCTACGGTTTCCCAGGTGCGACCTGCATCAGTGTCAACGAAGAGATCGCTCACGGTATTCCGGGGAACCGTCGGATTGCTGCGGGTGATCTGATCAACATCGACGTTTCCGCGCGAAAGAATGGTGTCTTTGCCGATACGGGCGCATCATTCGCCGTGCCGCCGGTCTCGAAAGCGATCGAGCGCCTTTGCCGCGATGGGCGACGAGCCATGTGGACTGGCATCAGGCAGATCGGCGCGAACAAGCCGCTCGGCAACATCGGAAAGGCGATCGGCGCGTTCGCTCGCCGAAATCACTATACGCTCGTTCAAAATCTTGCCAGCCACGGCGTCGGGCATTCATTGCACGAGGAGCCGACGGAGATCGCAACCTGGCCGGTTCAATCCGAACGGCGGATCATGAATGAAGGCCTCGTCTTCACCGTGGAGCCGTTTCTTTCGCTTGGCGCTGAGTGGGCGGAGGATGGAGGCGAAGCTGGAGATGCGTGGACGCTCTTCAGCAGCCCCCGAGCACCGACCGTGCAATACGAGCACACCGTCGTCGCGACGCGTAACGGGCCCCTGGTCGTGACCTTACCCGCGTAG
- a CDS encoding oxidoreductase — MKNKTFLITGVSSGLGKAFAEGALGAGHTVIGTVRKPEAAGAFEALAPGRAHAVILDVTRFDAVVSTASEIARKHGAIDVLVNNAGYGQEGILEESSMDDLRRQFETNVFAPVAMIKAVLPGMRERRSGRIVNVTSMGGFITLPGISYYCGSKFALEGISEALGKEVRPLGIFVTALAPGQFRTDWAGRSMERAPRTISDYDAIMDPIRTARQTKNGNQPGDPAKAAQALLALVESESPPTRLFLGGDALKLVGDKIESMKTEIATWQKTSLSTDFA, encoded by the coding sequence ATGAAAAACAAAACATTTCTCATCACCGGCGTTAGCTCGGGACTCGGCAAAGCTTTTGCGGAAGGCGCTCTTGGTGCGGGCCACACCGTCATCGGTACGGTTCGCAAACCGGAAGCGGCGGGGGCCTTCGAGGCTCTCGCACCGGGGCGGGCACACGCGGTCATCCTCGACGTCACTCGCTTCGATGCCGTTGTTTCGACCGCATCCGAAATCGCACGCAAGCACGGGGCCATCGATGTGCTCGTCAATAACGCGGGATATGGTCAGGAGGGCATCCTGGAAGAATCTTCCATGGATGACCTTCGCAGGCAGTTCGAAACCAACGTCTTCGCGCCGGTGGCGATGATCAAAGCCGTCCTTCCCGGAATGCGCGAGCGCCGTTCCGGCCGCATTGTCAACGTCACGTCGATGGGCGGCTTCATCACGTTGCCCGGCATTTCCTATTACTGCGGCAGCAAGTTCGCCCTCGAGGGCATTTCCGAAGCGCTCGGTAAGGAAGTCCGGCCCCTTGGCATCTTTGTAACAGCGCTAGCGCCTGGCCAATTCCGCACCGATTGGGCAGGCCGTTCCATGGAACGCGCCCCGCGCACCATCTCCGACTATGACGCCATCATGGATCCCATCCGGACGGCCCGCCAAACCAAAAACGGAAATCAGCCGGGTGATCCGGCCAAAGCGGCGCAAGCGTTGCTTGCCCTCGTTGAATCCGAGAGTCCCCCAACCCGCCTTTTCCTTGGGGGTGATGCTCTAAAGCTCGTCGGCGACAAGATCGAGAGCATGAAGACGGAAATAGCCACTTGGCAGAAGACGTCTCTCTCGACCGATTTCGCGTGA
- a CDS encoding TetR/AcrR family transcriptional regulator produces the protein MIRDKSSLREQNRRAAREAVLDAAERLLESSDTADFSMRSLAAEAGVGFATPFNHFGSKAAIMQALSMRLIGRMEKTFAETTPRGDAVDRVLKMGRIAVNVLRDRADVSKRIVGSLGSATGEPGAVMGQSTRLWATALGDLKGIAVNRQPLAKTLLPRQLAYSFRGCISFWVAGETGEDELERAFQEAAASLMLGFLVEDRRGKALTLLEKTVRL, from the coding sequence ATGATCCGCGATAAGTCGTCGCTAAGAGAGCAAAATCGGCGCGCCGCGCGGGAAGCGGTTCTCGACGCTGCCGAACGGCTTCTTGAAAGCAGCGACACCGCAGATTTCAGCATGCGGTCCTTGGCAGCGGAGGCGGGAGTCGGCTTCGCCACGCCTTTCAATCATTTCGGAAGCAAGGCCGCGATCATGCAGGCGCTCTCGATGCGGCTGATAGGGCGGATGGAAAAAACGTTCGCCGAAACAACCCCAAGGGGCGACGCGGTCGACCGCGTTTTGAAAATGGGGCGTATCGCCGTAAACGTTTTGCGTGATCGAGCCGACGTTTCAAAGCGGATCGTCGGTTCGCTTGGGAGCGCGACGGGAGAACCCGGCGCAGTGATGGGGCAATCAACGAGACTTTGGGCAACGGCGCTCGGTGACCTCAAAGGAATTGCCGTAAACCGCCAACCGTTGGCGAAGACTCTTCTTCCTCGGCAACTGGCCTACAGTTTTCGGGGCTGCATCTCGTTTTGGGTGGCGGGAGAGACTGGAGAAGATGAACTCGAGCGTGCCTTTCAGGAGGCGGCCGCGTCGCTGATGCTCGGATTTTTGGTAGAGGACCGGCGCGGCAAGGCGCTCACCCTGCTGGAGAAAACGGTTCGGCTCTAA
- a CDS encoding cold-shock protein, with product MSNGTVKWFNGQKGYGFIQPEEGGNDVFVHISAVERAGLQSLREGQKIYFETERGRNGKIAAVNLRPL from the coding sequence ATGTCGAACGGGACTGTGAAGTGGTTCAATGGCCAGAAGGGCTACGGCTTTATTCAGCCTGAGGAAGGTGGAAACGATGTTTTCGTTCACATCTCCGCAGTTGAGAGAGCAGGTCTTCAGTCGCTCCGCGAAGGCCAGAAGATCTACTTCGAAACCGAGCGTGGACGTAACGGCAAAATCGCTGCCGTGAACCTCCGTCCGCTCTAA
- a CDS encoding DEAD/DEAH box helicase — protein sequence MTFPSVHPALGRAIVARGYSAPTAVQLAVLDPTTVGRDLLVSAQTGSGKTVAFGLAIAPTLLGEAERLPQAAEPLALVIAPTRELAMQVQRELDWLYADTGARVALCVGGMDARAEARQLGFGAHIVVGTPGRLRDHLERRRLDLTKLAAVVLDEADEMLDLGFREDLEFILDATPATRQTLLFSATMPREIETLARRYQRDAVRIETAKRNEQHADIDYRAIRVVPSDTENAIVNVLRFHEAGAAIVFCSTREAVKRTHARLSERGFSAVALSGELTQNERTHALQALRDGRARVLVATDVAARGLDLPALALVIHADLPNNTETLLHRSGRTGRAGNKGLSMLIVPFNRRRKADALLAGAKLKVTWGSAPTAEEIRARDQERFLASSIFTDPATDEDLKLAQSLQASRTAEEIALALVRIHRAQLPAPEDLTEDTGPPPRRDDRARAPRDRVDHRQVRSHAPQGRDERASTHPRDSRSTRPVRDQGREMVWFRVDIGRERNAEPRWLLPLLCRAGNVTKAEIGSIKIFDRDTRFQIAAEFADKFADAARAMKPNEGRISRIGASMEDDGAKAAASSHPETGPRAKTPWRDRNKEKAGAHPHRKGDAPRTHPKGTGPHPGSSKSNGEYKPGSKYSHKKKHRPAS from the coding sequence ATGACCTTCCCGTCGGTTCATCCCGCGCTCGGGCGCGCAATCGTAGCGCGCGGCTACTCGGCGCCGACCGCCGTGCAACTCGCCGTTCTCGATCCCACCACGGTGGGGCGCGATTTGCTGGTCTCTGCCCAGACCGGCTCCGGGAAAACGGTCGCCTTCGGACTTGCAATAGCGCCGACGCTGCTTGGAGAAGCGGAACGTCTGCCGCAAGCCGCCGAGCCGCTGGCCCTTGTCATCGCTCCAACGCGTGAGCTTGCCATGCAGGTTCAGCGTGAACTCGACTGGCTCTATGCAGACACCGGAGCGCGTGTCGCGCTTTGCGTCGGCGGCATGGACGCGCGTGCGGAAGCCCGCCAACTCGGCTTCGGCGCCCATATCGTGGTCGGCACGCCCGGACGCCTGCGTGACCATTTAGAACGAAGACGGCTTGACCTGACGAAACTCGCAGCCGTGGTGCTCGACGAGGCCGATGAGATGCTCGATCTCGGATTCCGCGAAGATCTGGAATTCATTCTCGACGCGACCCCCGCAACTCGCCAGACGCTGCTATTCTCAGCCACCATGCCGCGCGAGATTGAAACGCTGGCGCGCCGCTACCAGCGCGACGCCGTTCGCATCGAGACGGCAAAGCGCAACGAGCAGCATGCCGACATCGACTATCGCGCCATTCGCGTGGTGCCGAGCGACACTGAAAACGCCATCGTCAACGTACTTCGGTTTCATGAGGCCGGCGCCGCGATTGTGTTCTGCTCGACGCGTGAAGCCGTTAAGCGGACGCACGCGCGCTTGTCGGAACGGGGCTTCTCTGCCGTAGCACTATCGGGAGAGTTGACGCAAAACGAGCGCACGCATGCTCTGCAAGCGCTGCGCGATGGCCGCGCGCGCGTTCTCGTCGCGACCGATGTGGCGGCGCGCGGGCTCGACCTGCCGGCTCTCGCGCTCGTCATTCACGCCGATCTGCCCAACAATACCGAGACGCTCCTTCACCGTTCGGGTCGTACGGGCCGGGCCGGCAACAAGGGCCTGTCTATGTTGATTGTGCCGTTCAACCGCCGGCGCAAGGCCGATGCTCTGCTGGCTGGCGCCAAGCTCAAGGTCACGTGGGGTTCGGCACCGACTGCTGAGGAGATCCGCGCACGCGATCAGGAGCGCTTTCTGGCCAGCTCTATCTTCACCGATCCCGCGACGGACGAGGATTTGAAGCTTGCGCAATCGCTTCAGGCCAGCCGTACCGCAGAAGAGATTGCTCTCGCTCTTGTCCGCATCCACCGTGCCCAGCTTCCCGCGCCGGAAGATCTTACTGAGGATACCGGTCCGCCGCCGCGGCGCGATGACCGTGCGCGAGCACCACGGGATCGGGTCGACCATAGACAAGTACGCAGTCATGCGCCGCAAGGCCGAGACGAGCGCGCGAGCACGCATCCGAGAGACAGCCGCTCCACGCGCCCCGTGCGGGATCAGGGCCGCGAGATGGTGTGGTTCCGGGTTGATATCGGCCGCGAGCGTAACGCCGAGCCCCGCTGGCTGCTGCCGCTTCTCTGCCGCGCCGGCAATGTGACGAAGGCCGAGATCGGTTCCATCAAGATCTTCGACCGCGACACGCGCTTCCAGATCGCCGCGGAATTCGCAGACAAGTTCGCTGATGCCGCGCGCGCCATGAAGCCTAACGAGGGGCGGATCTCGCGCATCGGCGCCTCCATGGAGGACGACGGGGCCAAAGCCGCAGCCTCGTCACATCCGGAAACGGGTCCGCGCGCGAAGACGCCATGGCGGGATCGAAACAAAGAGAAAGCCGGCGCCCATCCCCATCGAAAGGGTGACGCGCCAAGAACTCATCCCAAGGGCACTGGACCTCACCCCGGTTCGTCAAAATCAAACGGCGAATATAAGCCTGGGTCAAAATACTCCCATAAGAAGAAGCACCGCCCGGCCTCGTAA